Genomic DNA from Clavibacter michiganensis:
GCAGAACGCGCCGGCCATCATCTTCGTCGACGAGATCGACGCGGTCGGCCGCCACCGCGGCGCCGGCGTCGGCGGCGGCAACGACGAGCGCGAGCAGACCCTCAACCAGCTCCTAGTGGAGATGGACGGCTTCGACGTCAAGACCAACGTCATCCTCATCGCGGCCACCAACCGGCCCGACGTGCTCGACCCCGCGCTGCTGCGCCCCGGCCGCTTCGACCGCCAGATCGGCGTCGACGCGCCGGACCTCCAGGGCCGCAAGCAGATCCTCGAGGTGCACGGGCGTGGCAAGCCGCTCGCCGCGGGCGTCGACCTCGAGGTCCTCGCGCGGAAGACCCCGGGCTTCACGGGCGCCGACCTCGCCAACGTCCTCAACGAGGCCGCGCTGCTCACGGCGCGCTCCAACGCCCAGCTCATCGACGACCGCGCGCTCGACGAGGCCGTTGACCGCGTCATGGCCGGCCCCCAGCGCCGCAGCCGCATCATGCGCGACCACGAGAAGCTCATCACCGCGTACCACGAGGGCGGCCACGCGCTCGCGGCGGCGGCGATGAACAACACGGATCCCGTCACGAAGGTCACGATCCTGCCGCGCGGCCGCGCCCTCGGCTACACGATGGTGCTGCCGCTCGAGGACAAGTACTCCGTCACCCGCAACGAGCTGCTCGACCAGCTGACGTACGCCATGGGCGGCCGCGTCGCCGAGGAGATCGTGTTCCACGACCCCACCACGGGCGCGTCGAACGACATCGAGAAGGCCACGTCGACCGCGCGTCGCATGGTCACCGAGTACGGCATGAGCGCCAAGGTCGGATCCGTGAAGCTCGGCTCCAGCTCGGGCGAGCCCTTCCTCGGGCGCGAGCTCGGCGGCGGACGCGACTACTCGGAGGACATGGCCCTCACGGTCGACGCCGAGGTGCGCGCGCTCCTCGACGGCGCGCACGACGAGGCGTGGCAGGTCATCAACGACAACCGCGACGTGCTCGATCGCCTGGCCACCGAGCTCCTCGAGAAGGAGACGCTCGACCACGACCAGCTCGCGGCGATCTTCGCGGACGTCAAGAAGCTCCCGCCGCGCCCGCAGTGGCTGTCGAGCGACAAGCGCCCGCTGTCCGACCTGCCCCCCGTCCCCATGCCGCAGAAGGCGCCCATCGACCAGGGCGTCGTCGACGGCGCGGTGGACTCGGAGCCGCCGGCCGGCAAGCCGAAGCGCTCGCCCTTCCCGCGTCCCGCGACGGCCTGAGCCGGTGGGCGTCGACCGGGCGCGCATCGAGGCGGCCGTGGCCGAGCTGATCCTCGCCATCGGCGAGGACCCGGGCCGGGAGGGACTCGCGACCACCCCCGCGCGGGTGGCCGAGGCCTACGGCGAGTTCTTCGCGGGCGTGGGCGCGGATCCGCTCCGCCACCTCCGCGAGACCTTCCCGCTCCCCGAGACGGACGCGGCGCCGCAGCCCGTGATCGTGACGGGCATCGCGTTCCGGTCCATCTGCGAGCACCACCTGCTGCCGTTCACGGGCGTCGCGCACCTCGCCTACGTGCCGGGCGAGCGGATCGTCGGCCTCGGCCGGCTGCCGCGCGTGGTCGACGACCTCGCCTCCCGCCCCCAGATGCAGGAGCGTCTGGGCGAGCAGATCGCCGAGGCGCTCGAGCACGGTCTCGGGGCGCGCGGCGTCGCCGTGATCCTCGACGCGACGCACGGCTGCGTCACCGCGCGCGGCACCCGCCAGGCCGGCAGCACGACCATCACCATCGCGGCCCGTGGGTCGCTCGCCGAGCCGGCGGCGCGCGCCGAGGTGCTCGCGCTGCTGCCCGCATCGGGCGGGCGGGCGTGACCGTGGCCTCCGCGCGCACGCTCGTGATGGGGATCCTCAACGCGACCCCCGACTCCTTCAGCGACGGCGGCCGTCACCTCGCCCTCGACGACGCGCTCGCGCACGCGCGGCGGATGGTCGCCGCGGGCGCGGACCTCGTGGACGTGGGCGGCGAGTCCACCCGCCCGGGCGCGCTCCGCGTGGACGCCGACGAGGAGCTCCGGCGCGTGCTGCCCGTGGTCCGCGAGCTCGCCGCGGAGGGCATCGCCGTGAGCGTCGACACCATGCGCGCCGCGACCGCCGAGGCGTGCGTCGCGGCGGGGGCGCGCGTCGTCAACGACGTGTCAGGCGGCCTCGCGGATCCGCGCATGGCCGCCGTCGTCGCGGGCGCCGACGTCGACTACGTGGCGATGCACTGGCGCGGGCACAGCGACACCATGGCGGCGCGCGCGACGTACGCCGACACCGTGGGCGAGGTGCGCGACGAGCTGCGCGCGCGCGTCGCCGCCCTCGTCGCCGCCGGAGTGGATCCCGCCCGCATCGCCCTCGACCCCGGCCTCGGCTTCGCGAAGGAGGCCGCGCACGACTGGCAGCTCCTCGGATCCCTCGACGCG
This window encodes:
- the ftsH gene encoding ATP-dependent zinc metalloprotease FtsH, with the translated sequence MNFKKLLRSPILIVVLAIVVVSVGFSLITGSGYKTITTQHGLELIQDGKVASAKIIDGEQRVDLTLASADGDNGTMVQFNYVAQRGGEIVSAITAANPAEGFDDQVPQPSWLLSAFSILLPLLLIGFFIWIMFSGMQGGGNRVMQFGKSKAKLASKDSPKVTFADVAGSDEAIEELEEIKDFLKEPAKFQAVGARIPKGVLLYGPPGTGKTLLARAVAGEAGVPFYSISGSDFVEMFVGVGASRVRDLFEQAKQNAPAIIFVDEIDAVGRHRGAGVGGGNDEREQTLNQLLVEMDGFDVKTNVILIAATNRPDVLDPALLRPGRFDRQIGVDAPDLQGRKQILEVHGRGKPLAAGVDLEVLARKTPGFTGADLANVLNEAALLTARSNAQLIDDRALDEAVDRVMAGPQRRSRIMRDHEKLITAYHEGGHALAAAAMNNTDPVTKVTILPRGRALGYTMVLPLEDKYSVTRNELLDQLTYAMGGRVAEEIVFHDPTTGASNDIEKATSTARRMVTEYGMSAKVGSVKLGSSSGEPFLGRELGGGRDYSEDMALTVDAEVRALLDGAHDEAWQVINDNRDVLDRLATELLEKETLDHDQLAAIFADVKKLPPRPQWLSSDKRPLSDLPPVPMPQKAPIDQGVVDGAVDSEPPAGKPKRSPFPRPATA
- the folE gene encoding GTP cyclohydrolase I, translated to MGVDRARIEAAVAELILAIGEDPGREGLATTPARVAEAYGEFFAGVGADPLRHLRETFPLPETDAAPQPVIVTGIAFRSICEHHLLPFTGVAHLAYVPGERIVGLGRLPRVVDDLASRPQMQERLGEQIAEALEHGLGARGVAVILDATHGCVTARGTRQAGSTTITIAARGSLAEPAARAEVLALLPASGGRA
- the folP gene encoding dihydropteroate synthase, whose amino-acid sequence is MTVASARTLVMGILNATPDSFSDGGRHLALDDALAHARRMVAAGADLVDVGGESTRPGALRVDADEELRRVLPVVRELAAEGIAVSVDTMRAATAEACVAAGARVVNDVSGGLADPRMAAVVAGADVDYVAMHWRGHSDTMAARATYADTVGEVRDELRARVAALVAAGVDPARIALDPGLGFAKEAAHDWQLLGSLDAFTGLGHRVLVGASRKRFLGRLLPEEAAVEERDVPTAVVSALSARAGAWAVRVHDVASTRAALAVEEAWSRGRAEAVAAASAGPSAGPPAAAGLSE